In one Dehalogenimonas formicexedens genomic region, the following are encoded:
- a CDS encoding class I SAM-dependent methyltransferase, which translates to MAAGTAEQRLQDPGFDSEAAKKRKAYMLELFGYQAPKYDLTDDIIGLGIHRRWVKDVLKVIGHYKKDKKNLKMLDLACGTGFVTFNTAKNFDDIDIDAFDLVPEMVEVAKKRYEKGFKGRKINFWVGDSEVPYGENKYDVITTCFAFRNFMNKNLAAQNVFKALKPGGMFIIQDMTKPEHQPLRGLYLFALKYMLPLAGFVLGTAKGSPRYLYNSVMLLPKNTDIAKILTDNGFKDVWHKYQSGGMGTVVVGYKK; encoded by the coding sequence ATGGCGGCGGGAACAGCGGAACAGCGTTTACAGGACCCCGGTTTCGACTCCGAGGCGGCTAAAAAGCGCAAGGCTTACATGCTGGAGCTTTTCGGCTACCAGGCCCCCAAGTACGACCTGACTGACGACATCATCGGCCTGGGCATCCACCGGCGGTGGGTGAAGGACGTGCTCAAGGTCATCGGCCATTACAAGAAAGACAAAAAAAACCTGAAGATGCTGGACCTGGCCTGCGGCACGGGTTTCGTCACCTTCAACACCGCCAAGAATTTCGATGATATCGACATCGACGCCTTCGACCTGGTGCCGGAAATGGTCGAGGTGGCCAAGAAGCGCTACGAAAAAGGCTTCAAAGGCCGCAAGATCAATTTTTGGGTGGGCGACTCCGAGGTGCCCTACGGCGAAAACAAGTACGATGTCATCACCACCTGCTTCGCCTTCCGCAATTTCATGAATAAGAACCTGGCGGCGCAGAACGTCTTCAAGGCGCTCAAGCCGGGCGGCATGTTCATCATCCAGGATATGACCAAACCCGAGCACCAGCCGCTCCGGGGACTATACCTGTTTGCCCTGAAATACATGCTGCCGCTGGCCGGGTTTGTCCTGGGCACCGCCAAGGGCTCGCCGCGATACCTCTATAATTCCGTGATGCTGCTGCCGAAGAACACCGACATCGCCAAAATCCTGACCGACAACGGCTTCAAGGACGTGTGGCACAAGTACCAGAGCGGGGGTATGGGCACGGTGGTGGTGGGATACAAGAAATAA
- a CDS encoding class I SAM-dependent methyltransferase, whose protein sequence is METIAPVKDPGFDSDEARKRKKYMVDLFVVQAKNYDFHDDIYGLYAHRLWVRTMVNVIKKYMKGKKRADMLDMGCGTGFVTFNVARKVPAIDNIESFDLSPDMIKVAKERYEKGFKGRKIKFWVADAEIPFGNGKYDLVTTSFAYRNFANKNLATKNVFNALKPGGMFIIQDLTKPEKQPMKGLYAFYMKFILPVFAKVLGTERTAAGWLKKSTDMMPTNAQIQKILEDSGFTRCYYKSLSGGIACIIVGFKPEG, encoded by the coding sequence ATGGAAACTATCGCGCCGGTGAAGGATCCGGGGTTCGATTCCGACGAAGCCCGGAAACGCAAGAAGTACATGGTGGACCTGTTCGTGGTCCAGGCCAAGAACTACGATTTCCACGATGACATTTACGGCCTGTACGCCCATCGGCTGTGGGTACGAACCATGGTCAATGTCATCAAGAAATACATGAAGGGCAAGAAACGCGCCGACATGCTGGACATGGGCTGCGGCACCGGATTCGTCACCTTCAACGTCGCCCGGAAGGTCCCGGCGATAGACAACATCGAATCCTTCGACCTGTCTCCGGACATGATCAAGGTAGCCAAGGAGCGCTACGAAAAAGGCTTCAAAGGCCGCAAGATCAAGTTCTGGGTGGCCGACGCCGAGATACCGTTCGGCAACGGCAAATATGATCTCGTCACCACTTCCTTTGCTTATCGCAACTTCGCGAACAAGAACCTGGCGACCAAGAATGTCTTCAACGCTTTGAAACCGGGCGGCATGTTCATCATCCAGGACTTGACCAAGCCCGAGAAGCAGCCGATGAAGGGCCTCTACGCTTTCTACATGAAATTCATCCTGCCGGTCTTCGCCAAAGTCCTCGGTACCGAGCGGACGGCGGCGGGCTGGCTCAAGAAAAGCACCGACATGATGCCGACCAATGCCCAGATCCAGAAGATCCTGGAGGATAGCGGTTTCACCAGGTGTTATTACAAGAGCCTTTCAGGCGGTATCGCCTGCATCATCGTCGGATTCAAACCGGAGGGTTAG